From a region of the Microbacterium sp. nov. GSS16 genome:
- a CDS encoding ABC transporter ATP-binding protein — MSEQEQNKMSRRERALAARASATAVAEPELTAAEKEEAELAEKARLEGGGMFDGPAPGKADNFGPSFKRMIGLLKPSAWWFALVSFFGAVGVVLAVAAPKVLGEATNVVYEGFISSVLGQGFGGAPGFPQGTSRDQVVEALRGAGQDEFANMISAMDDFAVGDGVDFERLRWIIVAVLAIYVVSAILSWLQGYVINVIMVRTMWRLREDVEAKINRLPLSYFDKVQRGELISRVTNDIDNITQTMQQSLSGALTSVLTVVGVLVMMFSISWQLALVALISLPLMGVIFGIIGPRSQKAFGTQWRKVGRLNARVEEAFSGHALVKVFGREKDALESFQVENEELFQAAFKAQFLSGIIMPAMMFVGNLQYVGIAVLGGLLVAGGNLRLGDVQAFIQYSQQFSQPLSELGGMAAVVQSGTASAERVFDLLDAEEQDPDADDPPSAPEGKGVIEFEHVAFSYSEDRPLITDLSFRVEPGQTVAIVGPTGAGKTTLVNLIMRFYELDSGRILLDGQDISEMRRDDLRARTGMVLQDPWLFAGSIRENIRYGNDVATDEQIIAAAEATYVDRFVHSLPEGYETVLDEDASNVSAGERQLITIARAFVSRPSILILDEATSAVDTRTELLLQQAMAALREGRTSFVIAHRLSTIRDADLILVMEHGDIVEQGDHDELIARQGAYWRLYQSQFEQAATDLDAEEALTGSVPVIVTGEAVDEREAVAEQKVVAAPDAHQLGEAVKEAETTASDPKRD; from the coding sequence ATGAGCGAGCAGGAGCAGAACAAGATGTCACGCCGCGAACGCGCACTCGCCGCACGGGCATCCGCCACCGCTGTCGCAGAGCCGGAGCTGACCGCCGCCGAGAAGGAGGAGGCTGAGCTCGCCGAGAAGGCTCGCCTCGAAGGCGGCGGCATGTTCGACGGCCCCGCGCCGGGCAAGGCCGACAACTTCGGGCCCAGCTTCAAGAGGATGATCGGGCTGCTCAAGCCCTCTGCCTGGTGGTTCGCGCTGGTGTCGTTCTTCGGCGCCGTCGGTGTCGTGCTCGCCGTCGCTGCGCCGAAGGTGCTCGGCGAGGCGACCAACGTCGTCTACGAGGGATTCATCTCGAGCGTGCTCGGCCAGGGCTTCGGCGGAGCACCGGGGTTCCCGCAGGGCACCAGCCGCGACCAGGTCGTCGAGGCGCTGCGCGGCGCGGGGCAGGACGAGTTCGCCAACATGATCTCGGCCATGGACGACTTCGCGGTCGGCGACGGCGTCGACTTCGAGCGCCTGCGCTGGATCATCGTCGCGGTGCTGGCCATCTACGTCGTCTCCGCGATCCTCAGCTGGCTGCAGGGGTACGTGATCAACGTGATCATGGTGCGCACCATGTGGCGCCTGCGTGAAGACGTCGAGGCGAAGATCAACCGTCTGCCGCTGTCGTACTTCGACAAGGTGCAGCGCGGCGAGCTGATCTCGCGCGTCACGAACGACATCGACAACATCACCCAAACCATGCAGCAGTCGCTCTCGGGTGCGCTCACCAGCGTGCTCACGGTGGTCGGCGTGCTGGTCATGATGTTCTCGATCTCGTGGCAGCTCGCCCTGGTCGCGCTCATCTCCCTGCCCCTTATGGGCGTGATCTTCGGCATCATCGGACCGCGCTCGCAGAAGGCCTTCGGCACGCAGTGGCGCAAGGTGGGCCGTCTGAACGCCCGCGTCGAGGAGGCCTTCTCCGGTCACGCGCTGGTGAAGGTGTTCGGCCGTGAGAAGGACGCCCTCGAGAGCTTCCAGGTCGAGAACGAGGAGCTGTTCCAGGCGGCGTTCAAGGCGCAGTTCCTCTCGGGCATCATCATGCCCGCGATGATGTTCGTCGGAAACCTGCAGTACGTCGGCATCGCGGTGCTCGGCGGTCTGCTCGTCGCAGGCGGCAACCTGCGACTCGGCGACGTGCAGGCGTTCATCCAGTACTCCCAGCAGTTCAGCCAGCCGCTCAGCGAGCTGGGCGGCATGGCCGCCGTCGTGCAGTCGGGCACCGCCTCGGCCGAGCGGGTCTTCGACCTGCTCGACGCGGAGGAGCAGGATCCGGATGCCGATGACCCGCCCTCCGCGCCGGAGGGCAAGGGTGTCATCGAGTTCGAGCACGTCGCCTTCTCGTACAGCGAGGATCGCCCGCTGATCACCGACCTCTCGTTCCGGGTGGAGCCCGGGCAGACCGTCGCGATCGTGGGGCCGACCGGTGCCGGCAAGACGACGCTCGTGAACCTCATCATGCGGTTCTACGAGCTCGACTCGGGTCGCATCCTGCTCGACGGGCAGGACATCTCCGAGATGCGCCGCGACGACCTGCGTGCGCGCACCGGCATGGTGCTGCAGGATCCGTGGCTGTTCGCCGGCAGCATCCGCGAGAACATCCGCTACGGCAACGACGTGGCCACAGACGAGCAGATCATCGCCGCGGCCGAGGCGACGTACGTCGACCGCTTCGTGCACTCCCTGCCCGAGGGCTACGAGACTGTGCTCGACGAGGACGCCTCGAACGTCTCGGCCGGAGAGCGCCAGCTGATCACGATCGCCCGGGCATTCGTGTCACGACCGTCGATCCTCATCCTCGATGAGGCGACGAGCGCCGTCGACACCCGCACCGAGCTGCTGCTGCAGCAGGCCATGGCAGCACTTCGCGAGGGGCGCACGTCGTTCGTGATCGCCCACCGCCTGTCGACGATCCGCGACGCCGACCTCATCCTCGTGATGGAGCACGGCGACATCGTCGAGCAGGGTGACCATGACGAGCTGATCGCTCGGCAGGGCGCGTACTGGCGGCTCTACCAGTCGCAGTTCGAGCAGGCCGCAACCGATCTCGACGCCGAGGAGGCCCTCACCGGATCGGTGCCGGTGATCGTCACCGGAGAGGCCGTGGACGAGCGCGAGGCGGTCGCCGAGCAGAAGGTCGTCGCCGCCCCCGACGCTCACCAGCTCGGCGAAGCGGTCAAAGAGGCCGAGACCACGGCATCCGACCCGAAGCGCGACTGA
- a CDS encoding D-alanyl-D-alanine carboxypeptidase has product MTPPPESAPPVTRRAARERTRARAEHPSAGPIALPAFGDSLGPERAALEDAGAADASAADATRGATASADAPTADAHAGAPTPEWADATRPPTALTWLEPVDLLADPVPAAQPRDLFAGARLTPEWRRPRVLVPLGFVLALCGAYVSTTLLWPLHEVAPVVEAATVEIAPAPAATVTWPATGSAAVGIQGMAPVASTAAADEIASISKVVSVMMVLDELPLKVGEQGPSFDFTLADSREYWQYRRSDQSSLDVPVGGSLTEYQMLQGIMLGSANNYIDRLAREIWGSPRGFAEASAKWLSDRGIEGVTVQSPSGFSEANVAPPAALIQIAELAMANPVFAEIVGTRSADIPGVGVVTNTNQMLDDPGVVGVKTGTLNHWNLLTAKDVAFGETTVRLYTSVLGQADNTERLAVTRQLLTEMETTLAEQPPSVPSGTVVGHVSTEWGDRVEVVTDADARVLLWNGSEAAATTAFSLGEKTGAGAEVGTLTVEGPLGGDTASVSLADDITAPSAWWRLTHPLALFGLDND; this is encoded by the coding sequence GTGACACCTCCCCCCGAGTCGGCGCCGCCGGTGACGCGCCGTGCCGCGCGCGAGCGCACTCGCGCGCGCGCCGAGCATCCCTCCGCCGGCCCGATTGCGCTCCCCGCCTTCGGCGACAGCCTCGGACCGGAACGGGCTGCGCTCGAGGATGCTGGGGCCGCAGACGCGTCGGCTGCGGATGCCACCCGCGGCGCCACCGCATCGGCGGACGCGCCGACGGCGGATGCCCACGCCGGTGCACCGACGCCGGAGTGGGCCGATGCCACCCGTCCGCCCACGGCTCTGACCTGGCTCGAACCGGTCGACCTGCTCGCCGATCCTGTGCCCGCCGCGCAGCCACGCGACCTCTTCGCCGGAGCACGGCTCACTCCCGAATGGCGTCGCCCCCGTGTGCTCGTGCCCCTCGGGTTCGTCCTCGCTCTCTGCGGAGCCTACGTCTCGACCACGCTGCTGTGGCCGCTGCACGAGGTCGCCCCGGTAGTGGAGGCGGCAACCGTCGAGATCGCTCCCGCGCCGGCGGCCACTGTCACGTGGCCTGCCACGGGCAGCGCGGCCGTCGGAATCCAGGGCATGGCCCCGGTGGCATCCACCGCAGCGGCCGACGAGATCGCCAGCATCTCGAAGGTGGTCAGCGTGATGATGGTGCTCGACGAGCTGCCGCTGAAGGTCGGTGAGCAGGGGCCAAGCTTCGATTTCACCCTCGCGGACTCCCGCGAATACTGGCAGTACCGACGGTCGGATCAGTCATCGCTCGACGTGCCGGTCGGGGGCAGCCTGACCGAGTATCAGATGCTGCAGGGCATCATGCTCGGATCGGCCAACAACTACATCGACCGCCTCGCGAGAGAGATCTGGGGATCGCCGCGCGGTTTCGCGGAGGCATCCGCGAAGTGGCTCAGCGATCGCGGAATCGAGGGCGTCACCGTCCAGTCGCCGTCGGGGTTCAGCGAAGCGAATGTGGCTCCACCCGCCGCCTTGATCCAGATCGCCGAGCTCGCGATGGCGAACCCCGTCTTCGCCGAGATCGTCGGCACCCGCTCGGCTGACATCCCGGGCGTCGGAGTGGTCACGAACACCAACCAGATGCTCGACGACCCTGGCGTCGTCGGAGTGAAGACCGGAACCCTGAACCACTGGAATCTGCTCACCGCCAAGGACGTCGCGTTCGGCGAGACCACCGTGCGTCTGTACACGTCGGTGCTCGGGCAGGCCGACAACACCGAGCGCCTGGCCGTGACCCGTCAGCTGCTCACCGAGATGGAGACCACGCTCGCCGAGCAGCCGCCGTCGGTCCCGTCGGGGACGGTGGTCGGCCATGTCAGCACGGAGTGGGGCGACCGTGTCGAGGTGGTGACGGACGCCGACGCGCGCGTCCTGCTCTGGAACGGCTCCGAGGCGGCGGCGACCACCGCGTTCTCGCTCGGCGAGAAGACCGGAGCCGGCGCCGAGGTCGGTACCCTCACCGTCGAGGGACCGCTCGGCGGCGACACCGCGTCGGTATCGCTCGCAGACGACATCACCGCCCCCAGCGCGTGGTGGCGCCTGACCCACCCGCTCGCCCTCTTCGGCCTCGACAACGACTGA
- a CDS encoding ECF transporter S component yields MSASMSASTAQTVPAPAARNLRWRVVDIVVAAVLGVAIGLLFWGWNIIGGAWFGAADALTPGFGGIAVGIWLIGGVIGGLVIRKPGAALVVELIAAIISMLIGNVWGVSTVLSGLVQGLGAELIFALFLYRRFGIAVAALSGVGAAVAAWVFEMFYGSSPNFLKSIEFNAIYLGALVVSGALLAGVVGWLLVRALATTGALSRFAAGREVRQEV; encoded by the coding sequence ATGAGTGCATCCATGTCCGCGTCCACCGCGCAGACCGTCCCCGCACCCGCCGCGCGCAACCTGCGCTGGCGCGTCGTCGACATCGTCGTCGCCGCAGTGCTCGGCGTCGCGATCGGCCTGCTGTTCTGGGGGTGGAACATCATCGGCGGCGCCTGGTTCGGAGCCGCTGACGCGCTGACCCCGGGCTTCGGCGGCATCGCCGTCGGCATCTGGCTGATCGGCGGTGTCATCGGCGGCCTGGTCATCCGCAAGCCCGGCGCCGCGCTCGTCGTCGAGCTGATCGCCGCGATCATCTCGATGCTCATCGGCAACGTGTGGGGCGTCTCGACCGTGCTCTCCGGGCTGGTGCAGGGCCTCGGCGCAGAGCTGATCTTCGCGCTGTTCCTCTACCGGCGCTTCGGCATCGCCGTCGCCGCCCTCTCGGGTGTGGGCGCGGCCGTGGCCGCGTGGGTCTTCGAGATGTTCTACGGCTCGTCGCCGAACTTCTTGAAGAGCATCGAGTTCAACGCCATCTACCTCGGCGCGCTCGTCGTCTCGGGTGCCCTGCTGGCCGGTGTGGTCGGGTGGCTGCTCGTGCGCGCGCTCGCGACGACAGGCGCGCTGAGTCGCTTCGCGGCCGGCCGGGAAGTGCGCCAGGAGGTCTGA
- a CDS encoding ABC transporter ATP-binding protein — protein MSSPARVTADGWGWRYAGRRLPAVADVSFSIEPGERVLLLGASGAGKSTLLAGLAGVLGDADEGERTGALLVDGAAPESQRGRIGLVLQDPDAGVVLSKVGDDVAFGCENLGVPADEIPARVASALDSVGLDVPLDRPTKALSGGQKQRLALAGVLAMRPGLLLLDEPTANLDPAGVREVRDSVGRALDATGATFIVVEHRTEVWLDLLTRVIVLAADGGLLADGPPASVFAQHGDALAAAGVWVPHAEVDVPVLPTADRATRTVLETSSLAVSRDARTAVQSGLELRIPRGSATVVTGPNGAGKSTLALTLAGLLPELEGQVLAASDLAARSGRRPSRWKSRELLTRIGTVFQEPEHQFLARTLRDELAVGPRALRLPETQVQAIVDDLLERLHLAPLALANPFTLSGGQKRRLSVATVLAAAPEVLVLDEPTFGQDRRGWIGLVELLQAEVTAGRTVIAVSHDEAVVRHLGGHRIELEPVASPDGPATSPAPSAPAASEPARPAPLVGIDRGRP, from the coding sequence GTGTCGTCTCCGGCTCGCGTCACCGCCGACGGGTGGGGCTGGCGCTACGCCGGTCGTCGTCTGCCTGCCGTCGCCGACGTCTCGTTCTCGATCGAACCCGGTGAGAGGGTGCTGCTGCTCGGCGCGTCGGGTGCGGGCAAGTCGACGCTGCTCGCCGGCCTCGCCGGTGTGCTCGGCGACGCCGATGAGGGCGAGCGCACCGGCGCTCTGCTCGTCGACGGGGCAGCGCCGGAGTCGCAACGAGGCCGGATCGGTCTCGTGCTGCAGGATCCGGATGCCGGTGTCGTCCTGTCGAAGGTCGGCGATGACGTGGCCTTCGGCTGCGAGAACCTGGGCGTGCCGGCAGACGAGATCCCCGCACGGGTGGCGTCGGCACTGGATTCCGTCGGACTCGACGTTCCGCTCGACCGGCCGACGAAGGCCCTGTCGGGCGGGCAGAAGCAGCGCCTCGCTCTCGCTGGAGTCCTCGCCATGCGGCCCGGCCTGCTGCTGCTCGACGAGCCCACCGCGAATCTCGATCCGGCGGGGGTGCGGGAGGTGCGCGACAGCGTGGGCAGAGCGCTGGATGCCACCGGCGCGACGTTCATCGTCGTCGAGCATCGCACCGAGGTCTGGCTCGATCTGCTCACCCGCGTCATCGTGCTCGCCGCCGACGGCGGTCTGCTCGCAGACGGCCCGCCCGCCTCCGTGTTCGCCCAGCACGGTGACGCGCTCGCCGCGGCGGGAGTGTGGGTGCCTCACGCCGAGGTCGATGTGCCGGTGCTGCCGACCGCCGATCGCGCGACGCGCACGGTGCTCGAGACGAGCTCGCTCGCCGTCTCCCGCGACGCTCGCACCGCCGTGCAGAGCGGGCTGGAGCTGCGGATCCCACGCGGATCGGCGACGGTCGTCACCGGGCCCAACGGGGCGGGCAAGTCGACGCTCGCGCTCACCCTCGCGGGGCTCCTACCCGAGCTCGAGGGGCAGGTGCTCGCCGCATCCGACCTCGCCGCCCGCTCCGGCCGTCGCCCCTCGCGGTGGAAGTCGCGTGAACTGCTGACCCGCATCGGTACCGTGTTCCAAGAGCCGGAGCATCAGTTCCTCGCCCGCACGCTGCGTGACGAACTCGCCGTCGGGCCGAGAGCGCTCCGGCTGCCCGAGACGCAGGTGCAGGCGATCGTCGACGACCTTCTCGAGCGGCTGCATCTCGCGCCGCTCGCGCTCGCGAATCCCTTCACCCTCAGCGGCGGCCAGAAACGACGCCTCTCGGTGGCGACGGTGCTCGCCGCCGCTCCCGAGGTGCTCGTGCTCGACGAGCCCACGTTCGGTCAGGACCGCCGGGGCTGGATCGGCCTCGTCGAGCTGCTGCAGGCCGAGGTCACGGCCGGCCGCACAGTGATCGCCGTCAGCCACGACGAGGCGGTGGTCCGGCACCTCGGCGGGCATCGCATCGAGCTCGAACCGGTGGCGTCACCCGACGGCCCGGCGACGTCACCCGCACCCTCGGCACCCGCAGCATCGGAGCCCGCCCGTCCGGCCCCCCTCGTCGGCATCGATCGGGGGCGGCCATGA